The nucleotide sequence GAGAACGTAGCCGAGAACATCAGGTTCTGGCGCTGTTTCGGCAGCAAGTTGATAATGCGCTGCAAGTCCGGCAAGAAACCCATGTCCAGCATGCGGTCGGCCTCATCCATGACCAGCATCTGCACCTGGCTCAGGCTGATGTTCTTTTGCTCGATATGATCGAGCAAGCGGCCCGGCGTGGCGATGACGATTTCCACGCCCCCGCGCAGGAGAACGGTTTGTGGCTTCATGTCCATGCCGCCGAAAACGACGGTCGAACGCAGTGGCGTATGCTTGGCGTAGGCCTTGACGTTTTCCGCCACCTGCACCGCCAGTTCACGGGTCGGTGTCAGGATCAGCGCGCGCACCGGATGGCGTGCCGGCGACATGCTGCTACTGGCATGCGCCAGCAGCAACTGGATGATCGGCAAGGAAAAACCTGCCGTCTTGCCTGTGCCCGTTTGCGCGGCACCCATCACATCGCGGCCTTGCAGCACCACGGGGATCGCTTGTTCCTGGATCGGTGTTGGATGGGTGTAGCCTTGATCGGTCAGTGCGCGCTGGATTTCAGGCGCGAGGCCAAAGTCGGCAAAAGTCAGGGTGGGGGCAACGGATGCGGCAGGTGCAGGTGCAGCGGTAACGGCAGCGGGCGCCGCTTCAGGGGCATTCGCCGGGCTGGGCGTAGGAGTCGATTCGGTTTCAGACATAAATTTTCTGGTGTGCCTCCGCACTGCGGAAGCCATGCTTTCTCAATAAACAACATTTCGGGGCACAGGCAGCTCCGTCTTGCAAGCCATGGATCATCGTTCTTGCGGCACCTCCGTGCTCCGGGACATGCTGTATGGCGTATGCGGAAGCGTCGAAGAGATGTGCTGCGATGGCGGCGGAGATCGCGCCGGCGGAACATCGCGCGCAGAAGATACAATATCAGTGCTGTAAACGATACCCTAATTCACCGCAACTGTACACGGAAACCGTCATTTTTGAGCAAAAAGCGTTCCAGCGATGGCACGCCAGAATGCCGTATGATGCCAGCTCCGCCGTCGCCTTCCCTCACCATGCCCACCCCGCCTCTCCCCCATGATCCGCAACCGCAAGCGCCCAGCAAACCCGGCAACGACGAGTGTTGCCACAGCGGTTGCACCTTTTGCGTGCTGGAAATGTACCAGGAAGAGCTGGCCGCCTACGAAGCTGCCCTGAGGGCGTGGCAGCAGCGCCAGCAAGCCGCTGCAGCGCCTGCCAGCCAAGGCATCAAAAAAGCGCGCAAGCGCGCTTAATGTATTCATTAAAAGCTTTCCCACTCCTCCGCTGAAGCCGTGCGACGTGCAGTGCTGCTGGCCAATTGACGCGGTGCCGGTGCGGGCGCTACGGCTGCTGGCGCCTTGACGGGCGCACGCTGCCGGTTTCCAGTGGCATTGGCAACGTCAAGCTTGAAGATGCTGACCACGGCGCTCAGGCTGGCCGCCTGCTCCTGCATCGATTCGGCCGCCGCGGCCGCCTCTTCCACCAGGGCCGCATTTTGCTGCGTCACCTGGTCCATCTGGGC is from Janthinobacterium sp. 61 and encodes:
- a CDS encoding oxidoreductase-like domain-containing protein, whose product is MMPAPPSPSLTMPTPPLPHDPQPQAPSKPGNDECCHSGCTFCVLEMYQEELAAYEAALRAWQQRQQAAAAPASQGIKKARKRA